The Geoalkalibacter sp. genome has a segment encoding these proteins:
- a CDS encoding DUF2829 domain-containing protein yields the protein MNFGQAIEAMKAGNKVAREGWNGKNMFIFLREGRVIENASGPMVDGSGSTTFESCPHFCMRDAQGKCVVGWLASQTDMLADDWSIV from the coding sequence ATGAATTTTGGACAGGCGATTGAAGCGATGAAAGCAGGAAACAAGGTAGCGCGTGAGGGATGGAATGGGAAAAATATGTTCATTTTCCTACGTGAAGGGCGTGTTATCGAAAACGCATCTGGGCCGATGGTTGATGGTAGCGGAAGTACCACATTTGAAAGCTGCCCTCACTTCTGCATGAGGGATGCACAAGGGAAGTGCGTAGTTGGTTGGCTGGCGAGCCAAACTGACATGCTGGCAGATGACTGGTCTATTGTCTGA
- a CDS encoding Mor transcription activator family protein → MTRGDNAEILAQLYDRLHREFGRLAPVIIQVYAEEVGGLRLTFPDLQTLYRTERNRRIRVEFDGANTEELAIKYRLKKRQVRRIVQET, encoded by the coding sequence ATGACCCGCGGAGACAATGCGGAAATACTGGCACAGCTCTATGACCGGTTGCATCGCGAATTTGGCCGCCTTGCTCCGGTCATCATCCAGGTGTACGCCGAAGAGGTCGGCGGTCTGCGACTGACTTTCCCGGATCTGCAGACGCTTTATCGCACCGAGCGCAACCGGCGCATCCGGGTTGAGTTTGACGGTGCGAACACGGAGGAGTTGGCTATTAAGTATCGTCTCAAGAAACGGCAGGTGCGAAGGATTGTTCAAGAAACCTAG
- a CDS encoding tyrosine-type recombinase/integrase, whose protein sequence is MMDFETAIHQWRDYLLVLKGQQPRGVARYEASLRSFVRWYLDQGIGIEVADVQRSAVADWMKALYYEMGNLSNRSRASKLSAVRSFFRWAKAEGISPADPTRGIPSPKIQPSLPQKFSTEELRLLFSAPDLSTPAGLRDLALLKTLYASGVRVSELVALDLSHLVDTGGYIRLKIYSGKGGKHRTLTLRRNPSATLREWLVLRRGIQTPTDALFIRMQKEPLRLSAGGIQKILKKYARIVGIPSAEVFCHKMRSTFATDLYDSGHDKCPRCSQTINYVGILELAALMGHDDPKTTMGYVAISERTLHRTAIPDKRFNDIEKGDA, encoded by the coding sequence ATGATGGATTTTGAGACGGCTATCCACCAATGGAGAGACTACCTCCTGGTGCTCAAGGGGCAGCAGCCGCGCGGCGTGGCCCGCTATGAGGCGTCCTTGCGCTCGTTTGTGCGCTGGTACCTGGACCAGGGAATCGGCATCGAGGTCGCCGATGTGCAGCGCTCGGCGGTGGCGGATTGGATGAAGGCGCTTTATTACGAGATGGGTAATCTCTCAAACCGAAGCCGCGCCAGCAAGCTTTCAGCCGTGCGCTCTTTCTTCCGGTGGGCCAAGGCTGAAGGCATCAGCCCGGCGGATCCGACGCGCGGCATCCCCTCCCCGAAAATTCAGCCGTCGCTGCCGCAAAAGTTCAGCACCGAAGAGCTGCGGCTGCTGTTCTCGGCTCCGGATCTGTCCACCCCCGCAGGACTGCGCGACTTGGCGCTGCTGAAAACCTTGTACGCCTCGGGCGTGCGGGTTTCCGAGCTGGTGGCCCTGGACCTCTCGCACCTGGTCGACACCGGCGGGTATATCCGACTGAAAATCTACAGCGGCAAGGGCGGCAAGCATCGCACCCTGACCTTGCGCCGCAACCCCTCGGCGACGCTGCGCGAATGGTTGGTGCTGCGCCGTGGCATCCAGACACCCACCGATGCGCTGTTCATCCGGATGCAGAAAGAACCCCTGCGGTTGAGCGCCGGCGGAATCCAGAAAATCCTGAAAAAATATGCGCGCATTGTCGGCATCCCTTCCGCCGAAGTGTTTTGCCACAAAATGCGCTCGACATTTGCCACGGATCTCTACGACAGCGGGCACGACAAATGCCCGCGGTGCAGCCAGACGATCAACTATGTCGGGATTCTCGAACTGGCGGCGTTGATGGGGCACGATGACCCGAAGACGACCATGGGGTATGTGGCGATTTCCGAACGGACCTTACATCGCACGGCGATTCCGGATAAGCGGTTCAACGATATCGAAAAGGGGGACGCATGA
- a CDS encoding CHC2 zinc finger domain-containing protein: MHDDFQRIKSALSIRDVITAQTGLTIGSSGHLQECPFCHGKDCFSIPKTGNYEGTFKCFQCPEKGDVFIFLEKYLQLDREGALKKAAELAGIELEQKKPKSAPRLSQVDKIRLAAADYYHSHMLQNGGREYFVDRRGHEEQTLLREKVGWSDGRLLDHLREQGFGEREILESGLVKEKEIEGAKRLLDFFAKGLAIFPHYGGGRVLHFTMKDPRDIPAAEKLKYQLPNDFRDTRWVFYGQDVLDRHNEIIVVEGENDRLQVLNAGISYVMAMIGQISDAQIKALSKKCRGKHLYLWVDNDAAGDQYVRKICAALGSDISVRIIAYGKPGDDPDSYLKRFEGNRKQEIRRLQLEALDYVSWEILRAAVLPSLEEKLKHLKDHKVFRAIGSQPAIQQDVFKEKLSHLGFSPKAVEQQLDFSQDLMNQIHEYMVGFENPKDADPIVLGEICFKFFAHHGRFYFDSEDRVWLIYQNRTYEVSNGTAFNALMLKLTRMIPEKAPGAQMWSALKHTAYLGGRRIDRCQWIHTDVVRDTIFLNLNGPNNTILKVSRDRIEEIQNGMNDDHVLLSSSSKIMPMNFLPDTDIQEGMTALKELIFDNLAVERKQKYLILSWLISGLCPEFAPYQFLMKFSGYASSGKSTAAKFITTLTYGNDQLSDPSGAAAFSSAAQNPILVIDNLEHKDLTRGMQKFLLLAATRGQKEKRKGGTDRETIDESPRSLVCITAIEPFTLSELISRTFEIPFDRRIHGSDSFYESEVLEQIKKKRDMIMSALLRFIQKDVMSNLDMRKEFMTILNRQYKGHAKDRTNAYLALLMVILSKMLKYIPYWGPEDVMFGVESGETDIYKAWIEEQNAAAKETEQGSNSIIQLLDGLVREHLKLMKEKNVVKGPDPDYEDEVWVLEHPEYSLKMVKTTPETVCAECGKLGGTCACRAETYSKSTIEFVATSAHIVDAFDRYCKSTGKRNPYESASVFIARLRNDRGLLAKSGWEIIETEGKAPYFRVIRGQRYLKMRYTLVR, from the coding sequence ATGCACGACGACTTCCAGCGCATCAAATCCGCCCTCTCCATCCGGGACGTGATCACAGCTCAAACGGGGCTGACGATCGGCAGCTCCGGGCATCTGCAAGAGTGCCCTTTCTGTCATGGGAAGGATTGTTTTTCCATTCCGAAGACAGGGAATTACGAGGGGACGTTCAAGTGTTTTCAGTGCCCGGAAAAAGGGGATGTTTTTATTTTCCTTGAAAAATATCTCCAGTTGGATCGCGAGGGGGCCTTGAAGAAGGCCGCCGAGTTGGCGGGGATCGAGCTGGAGCAGAAGAAGCCGAAAAGCGCCCCCAGGTTGAGCCAGGTGGATAAGATCCGCCTGGCGGCGGCGGATTACTACCACAGCCACATGCTGCAGAACGGCGGGCGTGAGTATTTCGTCGACCGGCGCGGGCATGAAGAACAGACCTTGCTGCGCGAAAAGGTGGGCTGGTCGGATGGCCGTTTGTTGGATCATCTGCGCGAACAGGGGTTTGGTGAACGCGAGATTCTTGAATCCGGCCTGGTGAAAGAAAAGGAGATCGAGGGGGCGAAGCGTTTGCTGGATTTTTTCGCCAAGGGATTGGCGATCTTTCCGCATTACGGCGGTGGGCGGGTTCTGCACTTCACGATGAAGGATCCGCGCGACATTCCTGCGGCTGAAAAACTGAAATATCAGTTGCCGAATGATTTCCGCGATACCCGCTGGGTGTTTTACGGCCAGGATGTTCTGGATCGGCACAACGAAATCATTGTCGTGGAAGGCGAGAATGATCGGCTTCAGGTGCTGAATGCCGGAATTTCTTATGTCATGGCGATGATCGGGCAGATTTCTGACGCGCAGATTAAGGCTCTTTCGAAGAAATGTCGCGGAAAGCATTTGTATCTGTGGGTGGATAACGATGCGGCTGGTGACCAATATGTGCGAAAGATCTGTGCGGCCCTTGGGTCTGACATCAGCGTGCGCATTATTGCCTACGGCAAGCCGGGTGATGACCCTGACTCTTATCTGAAGAGATTTGAAGGGAATCGCAAGCAGGAAATCCGCAGGCTTCAATTGGAAGCTCTGGACTATGTTTCTTGGGAAATTCTGCGCGCGGCGGTGCTGCCGTCGCTTGAGGAAAAACTGAAACATCTGAAGGACCATAAGGTTTTTCGGGCGATCGGCAGTCAGCCGGCAATTCAACAGGATGTTTTCAAGGAAAAGCTTTCGCATCTTGGATTTTCTCCAAAGGCGGTCGAGCAGCAGCTTGATTTCAGCCAGGATCTGATGAATCAGATCCATGAATACATGGTTGGGTTTGAGAATCCGAAAGATGCTGATCCAATTGTGTTGGGAGAGATTTGCTTCAAGTTTTTTGCGCACCACGGGCGCTTTTATTTTGATTCGGAGGATCGGGTCTGGTTGATCTATCAAAATCGGACCTATGAGGTGTCGAACGGGACGGCGTTCAACGCGCTGATGCTGAAATTGACGCGGATGATCCCGGAGAAGGCGCCAGGGGCGCAGATGTGGAGCGCGTTGAAGCACACGGCGTACCTGGGCGGCCGGCGGATAGATCGGTGCCAGTGGATTCACACGGATGTGGTCAGAGACACGATATTCCTGAACCTCAACGGCCCGAACAATACGATTTTGAAGGTGTCGCGGGATCGGATCGAGGAAATCCAGAACGGCATGAATGATGACCATGTGCTGCTGTCGTCATCGTCGAAGATCATGCCGATGAATTTCTTGCCGGACACGGACATCCAGGAGGGCATGACGGCCCTGAAGGAATTGATTTTTGACAACCTGGCGGTGGAGCGCAAGCAGAAATATTTGATCCTGTCGTGGTTGATTTCGGGGTTGTGCCCTGAGTTTGCACCGTACCAGTTTTTGATGAAGTTTTCAGGGTATGCGAGTTCGGGGAAGTCGACGGCGGCGAAATTTATCACGACGTTGACTTATGGTAATGATCAGTTGAGCGATCCTTCAGGCGCGGCGGCGTTTTCGTCGGCGGCGCAGAACCCGATCCTGGTCATTGACAACCTGGAGCATAAGGATTTGACGCGCGGCATGCAGAAGTTTCTGCTGCTGGCGGCCACCAGGGGCCAGAAGGAAAAGCGTAAAGGGGGCACGGATCGGGAAACGATTGACGAGAGTCCGCGGTCCTTGGTGTGTATCACGGCGATTGAGCCGTTTACGCTGTCTGAATTGATCAGCAGGACGTTTGAGATCCCTTTTGATCGGCGGATTCACGGTTCTGATTCGTTTTACGAGTCGGAAGTGTTGGAGCAGATCAAAAAAAAGCGCGACATGATTATGTCGGCTCTTCTGCGTTTTATCCAGAAAGATGTTATGTCGAACCTGGATATGCGCAAGGAGTTCATGACGATTCTGAACCGCCAGTATAAAGGGCACGCAAAAGATAGAACGAATGCCTACTTGGCTCTGCTGATGGTGATTCTCTCCAAGATGTTGAAGTATATCCCTTACTGGGGACCGGAAGATGTGATGTTCGGGGTCGAATCGGGTGAAACCGATATTTACAAGGCCTGGATCGAGGAACAGAACGCGGCGGCGAAGGAAACGGAACAGGGCAGCAACAGCATCATCCAGCTGCTGGATGGCCTGGTGCGCGAGCACTTGAAGTTGATGAAGGAAAAGAATGTCGTCAAAGGGCCGGATCCGGACTACGAAGACGAGGTGTGGGTCCTGGAGCATCCGGAATACAGTCTGAAGATGGTCAAGACGACGCCTGAGACGGTCTGTGCTGAGTGCGGGAAGCTCGGCGGCACCTGTGCCTGCCGAGCGGAGACTTATTCAAAGTCGACCATCGAGTTTGTGGCCACGAGTGCCCACATCGTTGATGCTTTCGACCGCTATTGTAAATCGACCGGCAAGCGAAATCCCTATGAGTCGGCCTCGGTGTTTATCGCGCGGTTGAGGAATGACCGGGGCCTGTTGGCCAAGAGCGGCTGGGAGATCATCGAGACCGAAGGCAAGGCACCCTATTTCCGCGTGATCCGCGGCCAGCGCTACCTGAAGATGCGCTACACGCTGGTGAGGTAG
- a CDS encoding tyrosine-type recombinase/integrase: protein MQSIETKAGTNYWTADEEKRLWAFLRRLKDRQAERDFVLLKLCRLTGLRRVEALRLNVGDVAGREKIVVDERIAAKGATGEVHIAQELQELLRGFLRLKRQWKEDLGEDAPLFVSRRGTRLSLRSFNDLVDKWCAQAGVSRITPHGLRHTKAQRIMHDTRHLSEDERMRALQFVNRQLRHKSMNSTLIYTAPTREHMEKVGAI from the coding sequence ATGCAGTCGATCGAAACCAAGGCAGGCACGAATTATTGGACGGCGGACGAGGAGAAAAGGCTTTGGGCTTTTCTCCGGCGGCTGAAGGATCGGCAGGCGGAGCGTGATTTCGTGTTGCTGAAGCTCTGCCGCTTGACGGGGCTGCGGCGCGTCGAGGCGTTGCGGCTGAATGTCGGGGATGTCGCGGGGCGCGAGAAGATCGTGGTGGATGAGCGGATCGCGGCGAAGGGCGCGACGGGCGAGGTTCACATCGCGCAGGAACTCCAGGAGTTGCTGCGCGGGTTTCTGCGCCTCAAGAGGCAGTGGAAGGAGGACCTGGGCGAGGATGCGCCGCTGTTTGTTTCGCGTCGGGGAACGCGCTTGAGTCTGCGCAGCTTCAACGACTTGGTGGACAAATGGTGTGCGCAGGCTGGGGTGTCGCGCATCACCCCGCATGGGCTGAGGCACACCAAGGCGCAGCGCATCATGCATGACACGCGGCATTTGTCGGAGGATGAGCGGATGCGGGCGTTGCAGTTTGTCAATCGGCAGTTGCGGCATAAGAGCATGAATTCGACGTTGATCTATACCGCTCCGACCAGGGAGCACATGGAGAAAGTGGGGGCGATATGA
- a CDS encoding phage regulatory CII family protein, with the protein MKRKAETYNEAVYAVVHGSGVPIKQLAARAGIAESTLYNCANPNMEEPALARKHIIPLTLATRNFEILDFFEEQCGRVAYELPAADCPLSEIAKEVSTVTRKFGVLLLRVSQALENDGRVDGEELAGIRAAGTALHRGLARLLAVAEREANG; encoded by the coding sequence ATGAAAAGGAAAGCTGAAACTTACAACGAGGCGGTCTATGCGGTGGTGCATGGCTCGGGCGTGCCGATCAAGCAGTTGGCGGCGCGGGCGGGCATTGCCGAGTCTACGCTCTACAACTGCGCCAACCCGAACATGGAAGAACCGGCGCTGGCGCGCAAGCACATCATTCCGCTGACACTGGCGACGCGCAATTTTGAGATTCTGGACTTTTTTGAGGAGCAGTGCGGGCGCGTGGCGTATGAGCTGCCGGCGGCGGATTGCCCTCTCTCGGAGATTGCGAAGGAGGTCAGCACGGTGACGCGCAAGTTTGGCGTGCTGCTGCTGCGGGTCTCTCAGGCACTGGAGAATGACGGGCGCGTGGATGGGGAGGAGTTGGCGGGAATTCGCGCGGCGGGAACGGCGCTACATCGCGGGCTGGCGCGGCTTCTGGCGGTTGCGGAGCGTGAGGCGAATGGATGA
- a CDS encoding tyrosine-type recombinase/integrase: protein MAVRPKKDKHGRIIPGEWVIDVRLEGYKGPRERLPFVGTEAEAREIEMALRLKHRPRVADLTAPTVLDALPEFLRDYSNHVTKGTLGDFHWAWKQLEPLFAQARLANITPELVEAYKAKRLADGVKKRTINRELSYLAAILRWAEEQRIIPPMQYRVKRFPKKQTISPVPIVHSPEEIQAVLDQLNPKIRAIALLLYDAGLRRAEATTLTGAQVDLPMGIIRVVGKGGKERIVPILTERLRHELAERIDQVGRGYLFINPATEQPYKEIRVSLRNAAARAGVDKRIYHHLLRHNHGTHAAMAEVDPRAVQKMMGHSNLSTTELYTHLAADFIKSQGKKFASFIKQPSAKPPQTKTVDRITKKKNTENE, encoded by the coding sequence GTGGCTGTCCGTCCAAAAAAAGACAAGCACGGGCGCATCATCCCCGGCGAATGGGTCATCGACGTTCGACTCGAAGGGTACAAGGGGCCGCGCGAGCGTTTGCCGTTTGTCGGCACCGAAGCCGAAGCCCGCGAAATCGAAATGGCCTTGCGGCTCAAGCACCGTCCCCGTGTCGCCGATCTCACCGCGCCGACCGTCCTCGATGCGCTCCCAGAATTCCTGCGCGACTACAGCAATCACGTCACCAAAGGCACCCTGGGCGACTTCCATTGGGCGTGGAAGCAGCTCGAACCCCTCTTTGCCCAAGCCCGGCTGGCCAACATAACGCCGGAACTGGTCGAGGCCTACAAAGCCAAGCGCCTTGCCGACGGCGTGAAAAAGCGCACCATCAACCGCGAGCTTTCCTACCTGGCCGCTATTCTGCGCTGGGCTGAAGAGCAACGGATCATTCCCCCCATGCAATACCGGGTCAAGCGCTTCCCCAAAAAGCAAACCATCAGCCCGGTCCCCATCGTGCATTCTCCCGAAGAAATCCAGGCCGTCCTCGACCAGCTCAACCCCAAGATCCGCGCCATAGCCCTGCTTCTCTATGATGCAGGCCTGCGCCGCGCCGAAGCCACCACTCTGACCGGCGCACAAGTCGATCTCCCCATGGGCATCATCCGTGTCGTCGGCAAGGGCGGCAAAGAACGCATCGTGCCCATCCTCACCGAGCGCCTGCGCCACGAACTCGCCGAACGCATCGACCAGGTGGGCCGCGGCTACCTCTTCATCAATCCGGCCACCGAACAGCCCTACAAAGAAATTCGCGTCAGCCTGCGCAACGCCGCCGCCCGCGCCGGTGTCGACAAACGCATCTACCACCACCTGCTGCGCCACAACCATGGAACCCACGCCGCAATGGCCGAAGTCGATCCACGCGCCGTGCAAAAAATGATGGGGCACAGCAACCTCAGCACCACCGAACTCTACACCCACCTCGCCGCCGACTTCATCAAAAGCCAGGGCAAAAAATTCGCCAGCTTCATCAAGCAACCCTCGGCAAAGCCCCCACAGACCAAAACCGTGGACAGAATTACGAAGAAAAAAAACACTGAAAACGAATAG
- a CDS encoding chemotaxis protein CheD, translating into MPDSLPTPLISILPGEYRASADAIVLSTLLGSCVAACLYDPVKRIIGMNHFLLCGTRSLSTLPLLLSESGRYGVHAMELLINDMLKLGAQRRHLRAKVFGGATIIAPKSTGPGVGELNCRFVREFLLNEKIPLMAEDLGGIHGRVIYFAQKDFSVLVRRIRKTSEPEIARRERQLLASLEKRKRREAGTDELWE; encoded by the coding sequence ATGCCCGACTCCCTTCCAACGCCTCTCATCTCCATCCTGCCCGGCGAATATCGGGCCAGCGCCGACGCCATCGTGCTTTCGACCCTGCTTGGCTCCTGCGTGGCGGCCTGTCTCTACGATCCGGTCAAGCGCATCATCGGCATGAATCACTTTCTGCTCTGCGGCACCCGCAGCCTGAGCACCCTGCCCTTGCTACTCAGCGAATCGGGACGCTACGGCGTGCATGCCATGGAGTTGCTCATCAACGACATGCTTAAACTCGGCGCCCAACGCCGGCACTTGCGCGCCAAGGTATTCGGCGGCGCCACCATCATCGCCCCCAAATCCACCGGCCCCGGCGTCGGTGAACTCAACTGCCGATTCGTCCGCGAATTTCTGCTCAACGAAAAAATTCCCCTCATGGCCGAGGATCTCGGCGGCATTCATGGCCGCGTGATCTATTTTGCGCAGAAGGATTTTTCGGTACTGGTGCGCCGCATTCGTAAAACCTCCGAGCCGGAGATCGCCCGTCGCGAGCGACAACTGCTGGCCTCACTGGAAAAAAGAAAGCGGCGGGAAGCGGGAACGGACGAGTTGTGGGAATGA
- a CDS encoding Crp/Fnr family transcriptional regulator, producing MENRIAIKKCPLFAGVTDQDLDRLEEVCRRRELSKGEVLFSQGEPAVGFYVVTDGKIKIYKLSPDGKERILHIVHGGESFAEAAIFADGLYPAFAESVSPAAVLFFPKREFLNLLKDHSQIPINMIAGLSRFLRQFASQIEDLTFKDVPARLARYLVELAGDEADTIQLPISKSQLASRLGTVSETLSRTLRKLSDDDLIRVRGKDIDILDRDRLEDLAESTRESF from the coding sequence ATGGAAAATCGCATAGCCATCAAAAAGTGTCCCTTGTTTGCCGGCGTGACGGATCAGGATCTCGACCGTTTGGAAGAAGTTTGCCGGCGTCGTGAGTTGTCCAAGGGCGAAGTGCTTTTTTCCCAGGGTGAGCCGGCGGTTGGTTTTTACGTGGTCACCGACGGAAAAATCAAGATTTACAAGCTTTCGCCCGACGGCAAGGAGCGCATCCTGCACATCGTCCACGGGGGTGAAAGCTTTGCCGAGGCCGCCATTTTCGCCGACGGGCTCTATCCCGCATTTGCCGAGTCCGTCAGCCCGGCGGCGGTGCTGTTTTTTCCCAAGAGGGAATTCCTCAATCTGCTCAAGGATCACTCCCAGATTCCCATCAACATGATCGCCGGTCTGTCGCGTTTTCTGCGCCAGTTCGCCAGTCAAATCGAAGATCTCACCTTCAAGGACGTGCCCGCGCGCCTCGCCCGCTATCTCGTGGAGCTGGCCGGCGATGAAGCCGATACCATCCAGTTGCCCATTTCCAAAAGCCAGCTCGCTTCGCGCCTTGGCACGGTGAGTGAAACCCTGTCGCGCACCCTGCGCAAACTCTCCGATGATGATCTGATTCGCGTGCGGGGCAAGGACATCGACATCCTTGATCGCGACCGCCTGGAAGACCTCGCCGAAAGTACCCGCGAATCCTTCTGA
- a CDS encoding nitrous oxide-stimulated promoter family protein encodes MNSTTSIATLDAKEAKDLRVLVQFTAVYCRVHHAEPRAPLSVGAEWRGSIDLSRFELCDSCREFLDYAIERRLRCPLDPKPICKHCRIHCYRPGHREKVREIMRFSGKYLLKRGRLDLLWHYYF; translated from the coding sequence ATGAACTCGACAACTTCCATCGCCACACTTGATGCAAAAGAAGCTAAGGACCTGCGGGTTCTGGTGCAATTTACCGCCGTGTATTGCCGCGTGCATCATGCGGAACCGCGCGCGCCTCTGAGCGTCGGGGCTGAATGGCGCGGGTCGATCGATCTTTCGAGATTTGAGTTGTGCGACAGTTGTCGCGAATTTCTCGACTATGCCATCGAGCGGCGTCTGCGCTGTCCTCTGGATCCCAAACCGATCTGCAAGCATTGCCGGATTCACTGCTATCGCCCCGGCCATCGCGAAAAAGTGCGAGAGATCATGCGTTTTTCGGGCAAGTATCTTCTCAAGCGCGGCCGCCTGGATCTGCTCTGGCACTACTATTTTTGA
- a CDS encoding ATP-binding protein: MIREIVKIDEDKCDGCGLCVPACAEGAIQIVDGKARLIADNLCDGLGACLGDCPRDAITIVKREAAEFDEEAVEQHLRQAAQSTAPTAPARHHAQSGGCPSARLMEFTRKEPTAADEAPGKRESQLRQWPIQMHLVPPSAPFFKDAELVLAADCAPFAYADFHQDILKGKALAIGCPKLDDGRAYLEKLTAILRQNNIRGLTVVHMEVPCCSGLLMIARQAIADSGKDVPLTTIKVGIRGDCK, translated from the coding sequence ATGATTCGTGAAATCGTCAAAATCGACGAAGACAAGTGTGACGGCTGCGGGCTGTGCGTGCCGGCCTGCGCCGAAGGGGCGATCCAGATCGTCGACGGCAAGGCGCGGCTCATCGCCGACAATCTGTGCGACGGTTTGGGCGCCTGCCTGGGAGACTGCCCGCGTGACGCCATCACCATTGTGAAGCGCGAAGCCGCTGAGTTTGATGAGGAGGCGGTGGAGCAGCACCTCAGGCAAGCGGCGCAGTCCACGGCCCCGACCGCGCCTGCTCGCCACCACGCCCAGAGCGGTGGTTGTCCGTCCGCGCGCCTTATGGAATTTACCCGCAAGGAACCGACGGCGGCCGACGAAGCACCGGGCAAGCGTGAATCGCAGCTGCGTCAATGGCCCATCCAGATGCATCTGGTGCCGCCCAGCGCGCCCTTTTTCAAGGATGCCGAATTGGTGCTGGCGGCCGATTGCGCGCCCTTTGCCTATGCCGATTTTCACCAGGACATTCTCAAGGGCAAGGCTCTGGCCATCGGCTGCCCCAAGCTAGACGACGGGCGTGCCTATCTCGAAAAGCTTACGGCCATCCTGCGCCAGAACAACATTCGCGGCCTCACCGTGGTGCACATGGAGGTGCCTTGCTGCTCGGGCTTGCTTATGATCGCCCGCCAGGCCATTGCCGACAGCGGCAAGGATGTGCCGTTGACCACCATCAAAGTGGGGATCCGGGGCGATTGTAAATAG
- a CDS encoding YkgJ family cysteine cluster protein, whose product MMIEVLCRLWDRIHSGKQPHSRGCRSCGHCCDLYGGYLHASDADLKRWRQLGRDDLLALVNEMGWIWIDPEKRRRGDPCPFLQRISPDEARCAIHAIKPDMCRDYPSLDHGRHCVRGIYIPRQTSPKDPTLH is encoded by the coding sequence ATGATGATCGAAGTTTTGTGCCGTCTTTGGGACAGAATCCACTCCGGTAAGCAGCCGCATTCAAGGGGGTGCCGATCTTGTGGACATTGCTGTGATCTTTACGGCGGCTACCTGCATGCGTCGGACGCCGACCTGAAACGCTGGCGTCAATTGGGGCGCGATGATCTTCTGGCCCTGGTCAATGAAATGGGATGGATCTGGATTGACCCCGAGAAGCGCAGGCGCGGCGACCCCTGTCCGTTTCTGCAGCGGATCAGTCCCGATGAGGCGCGCTGTGCGATTCATGCGATCAAACCCGATATGTGCCGCGACTACCCCTCCCTTGATCATGGTCGCCACTGCGTGCGCGGCATTTATATTCCCCGCCAAACATCGCCCAAGGATCCGACCCTTCATTGA